DNA from Gracilinanus agilis isolate LMUSP501 chromosome 3, AgileGrace, whole genome shotgun sequence:
TCTGGAGGACTGAATCGTCCATACAAAACTGGTCGATGTAGCCGTTGAAAAGAGAAGTGCAAGCCCCCTCCGGAATACCACGGCCTTCGAGGCCCCGACTTTTGAGATTATTCAAATACCCTGCTATGTAAGAGCCAGTGGAGTGTCTGTTCACCACCTGTGCAGGGGCAGAAGACTTGGCTCTCAAGACTATGCCTCCACCGCTGCCGGAGGGGGAAGACCTCTGCTTGCCCGCTTCTTGCCTTTCCTTGGCACGGCTGGCAATGTTTCGCACACGACTCTGGCTTCGGGAGGACAGCTTCCTGACCAGCGCCTTGGGGTACTCCCTGTCCTCTGGCCGTGGCCCCAGCACTTGCCCGCAGTCTTCCTGGTCCAAGGACACAAGTTTTCGGAGCTGTTCCGTCAGAGTGTCCACAGGCTCCATCCCCTTGGCTCCGAAGGGCACACTCTTCTTGTCTCGCAGACCTGCCGTAATGAAGCTCCTACTGATGCACTGGTACTTGCTTTCAAAATTGCAAGAGATGTCCTCTGAAGTCAAGTCTCCCAGGCTTTTGGATTTGCAAGGGCTAGGCTGTTTTCGGGCTTGCAAAGGACAGGCTGATTGCTGTAGACCTTGAGAATCGGATCCCTGGGGGAGACAAGTCGCATTGTTTGGGGCCTCTGGACACTGGAAATAATTATTACACCCAAAGCCGGCGCTCTGATAAGCTGGACAAGAAATACTCCGGGTTTTTAGCATTTGAATATGGTTGGAAAGTTCAAGGGCAGACGGTTGGAAGAAGCCATTTCCAGAGATTTTTGGACAGGGTGAGTCCGTCTCCTGGCAATGTTTTAGTTTCAAAGGGGAAGCAAGTTGACTCAGATCCTCCCTCTTAAACTCATGAGTTGTTACCAAGAGATCTTGTGAGTCTTCACCAATTTCTTCTAGACTACTCTCTCCAGAATTTTGACAAAGAGCATGATCGATTATACCGTCCAGGGTCAAATCATCGGAAGTGGACACGCCAAAAGTTGCGTCATTTTCCCAATCCTTTCCATAATTCTTTTGGGGACTTTTGGATAATGGGGATGGCTGAGCAACGCCACCTTCTGAGGCCAGGAAGTTGGTCTTCCCATTACGTTCATCCACGAATTTGGACCCAGGGACTGGAGTGAGAGCTGCCTCGTGaatgatggtatatgtggaatATTCTGTTGTCTCAGGACTAGAGCAGACGGTTGTCTCAGGGGATGAGTACCGAGACGACCACGCAGGTTTTGACTTAGAAAAGTTATTTTTGAGGGCTGTTTTTGAATCAAAAGTGAGCAAGGAAGGATGTCCTGACATCATACCATGAGTCTGACCACTGATATCTGGAAGTCTAGAAATAGCTCTGAGGTTTATTTGATCCTTGGTGGCATCAAACTGGCTAATCAGTGCCGAGATTGAGCTGCCTAGTTCACTCTCGTTTGTTAACGTAATATTGTCGATAAGCTGCGAAATTTCACTGTCCTGCATAATTGCAGTGGAATGCAAGTCCTGCCCATTAGAGCAAACAGCAGAAATGTCCATCATTGAAAAGGACGTCACAACGCTGCCTGCCATTGGAGCAGCATCCTTAACATTTGGCATCTCCAGGTCACTCTGAGAAGGGGCATTGCCCGACAATGTTCGATTTGTTTCTGAAAGAaagatatttccattttcctttgttcctaTATCACTTATAGCAGGTCTAATACTCGTGGGCTGTCTTGGGGAGACGAGGTGTTTGGGAGACAGACTTTTCTGACAGTCTTTGGGCACGTCCGATTGGGCATTCCCACCACGATGGATGGGGGCTCCTGACTCTTCCTCTAGGGGCAGTGCATGATCAACAAGAGAGACAACAGCATCCACCTGGCTGCCATTTTTATGGAGAGTTGAAGAGGGCGAAGACAGCTTTTTATCAAGATTTATCAAGCTTTGTTCTTTTGCATGAGTTTTCCCACTTTCTGCATTGGCCTTATTTTCTGctaaatgaaacaaacaaaaaattagtcACCTGAGTTATTTCCCATCCTGCCTCCAAacatcaatcatttttttttgtctttagacAGACAAATGGAGAATGTAAAATTAGTTAAAACTGTGACTGTTTACTCATGGGACTGTGCGAGTTTAGTACAAAATATCTATGTAATGGATAGATGGTGAAGCTGGACTGGCAAGCACAGCCTTGTAACTTGGCATTTCGTGAGTATTACATCAACACATGATGTAATAATGCTGTTGTAAATCGATGTCAATGAGGTACCATACTTGCACATTGAGGATTACCTTCGGCTGCTTCCTATTCAGATTGTACTACACAGAGGCATGGTGATAAAAACAGAACAAGACAGCTCTGTTAAACAACACGTCATTACAGCTGCAGACACAAGATGCTTTTAGAAGATCTCAAAGATATACATTGATTAGCTAAACACCACACATATTATTAGCACTTAGTTAAAAAGGGCATCTTTTCCTGGAAAGGCAACTGATACTTTGGAAAATTGGCATGGGCGGATCTCACAAATTCATTTATACATTTCTGCATtaaagcacacacacatacacaatgtaAACAGAGGAGAAATGGTTTTCTTCCTTACTTGCTAAAACTTTTGTTGCTACTTTCATTTTAAGGAATATTGTTTCTTGTGTATTTAAGAATACATAaatcagggggcagttgggtatctcagtggattgagagccatgcatactcagagatgggaggtcctgggttcatagctaagctcagacatttcctaactgggtgaccctgggcaagtcacttaacccccattgcctagcccttaccgctcttctgccttagaaccaatacatagtattgaatctgagatggaaggtgaggggtttaaaaattaaaattaaaaaaaatgcataaatCACACTTGGAATTGCATTTTTAATAATGTCTAGAAATCAGGActgcagaagaaaatatgaagtcaTGTCTCTCCTTTCTATCATTTTAAGCCCCTACAGTTTCTCTAGCATAGACTTATGCACGCAGGAGAAACTCAATAACAACTGATTGATTGAAATCTTTCCTAAAAGCtccaaacatttttaatattttgagaatcatgataaaaaatgggTGATAAATAGGACATGACTGtcgattctctctttttttgctcATAAAAGTGCTTTCTGATAACAAACAGAAGGAGGATGACATTTAAGAAGCCAAATACCATTACAAGTTTTCATCTGCAGCTAAACTGTCtcccaaaatgaagaaaaaaatcaaacatgtCACCCAGCAATAATTTAAAGTGAAAAGTCTTCCAAAGGCTTCATCACTGGATGCTCCAGGAAGCCTGAGATTCATAACATCattttaagaagagaatgaaaagactTTCTATGAAAAAGGTTCCTGATCCGGAGAAAAGCATTAACAACATTAAGCTTAAAAACTAATCCAGAGCTCATGTTTCCATGGTCTTCTCTCCAAAAAAATCCAGATCAAACTctatgttcatttatttaaaaatcaagtcTTTTGGGGGGCAGTCATATCTGTTAACAAAGCatgtcttaaaaaaattttttaaatatgtgttatagttaaaatattttaacttcaGAAAAGTCTTTTAAGGATTCCCATTTCTCCTTAAAATGACTCATATCTAAAATCAATACAGAAGATTGTGACCTACATAACTGAGAGTAGACTGAACATTTGGGGAAAGGATGTTTCTGAGGAATCAGGCTTCAAATTGCCCATTTCCAAAGAAATACTGGAAAAAAATAcctggaaaatcactttaaagtCTGATTTCTCTGGGGACACCAAAGAGAGGAGGAGGTAAGGGTTATCTAGAACAGAGATTCTCCACAACTCAATTTGGTCCAGAGTAAAGTGGCAATTATTGACATTGctccattttcaaaaaaaaaaattaagaagggcCTCTAGTTATCTGTTCTTCTCTTTTTAGCCTTCcagctctttcttcttttttttttttaaatatccccaGGCTACTCAGGCTCTCTCTAGACCTATCAGATCACTGTCTCTGCCAGCTCAATCTTGGGCTTTGCTATTGGTCTCTGGGCTTTAGGTAAACAGAAATCAGCTTCTCCCCATAAAAATCTAGGGGACCGCCAATCTAGAGCATGAACTTAAAAGCCTTTTACTTTTGACCATACATGACTAGGATTCTTAAATAATATCTACGACCCAATAGAAAAAAAGACAGTTTCAAAATATAGTCTTGGTGAAAACCCAAACCAAACTCTCCAAGAATCTTAccaaatgttttttctttgccttccGTTTCTTTGGCTGGTTCAGATGTGGGGAGCGACAACCCCCCCAGAAGACTTTTGTCAACTGGCATAGAAACTGGGCGAGCTTGTAAACTCCTTGTGGTTCTGCGGAGGACGCCATCTTTCTCCCTCGAGCCAGTCACCTCGGACACGCCATCCTTCATCTCCATCATTTCTTGGAAgcccattttgcttttctttcggCCCTTAGCCGGAGCACTGGCCGTCCGGCGCAGGATACGATCCCCGATGGATCGCTTGCGGACGTAATGGGAGCTGTTTTCTGAAGAATTGTGTTTGGGGTTCTTATTGAAAAGGCCCCTGAGGCCGATGAGTTGTCTATTCTGCAGATATAAAGGAGACAATCCAGATATTTAAGGCATACGGCAAGAGCTTGTCCATCGAGGGACGGCCCCCTACAAGGATGGAGGCAAAGGAAACGCGACGAGCAATGGAGCACACCCATGAACAGGAAGACAAGCGTCAGCCACAGTAGCTTGGCACACAGTCATGCACACGTAAGCAGCTCCTCCCGGGGATGGCGGCCGTCTGCTTCTAGAGCAATGCCCTCCCAGGAGCTGCCGCAGCAAAGATGGTGGCCACAAGAGGAGCAGCCCATTTCCAAGCCCTGAAGAGGCTCTTGGGGAAATGGGCCCTTTGAAAGCAACAGCCCAATGTCTCCCCGTTGGGAAGGAGGATAGAATGAAGTGATGTGCTAGCTCATGCTGGCTGCTTTTACATCATTCACAAAGCTGCACCCCGCAAGCGAGAGCCACACGTCATGCTAACAAAGACTACCTTGGTAGCGCCTAGAAAATGCAATATAGTGTAACTGGGGTTGAGGATTAAAGGACTCcactgaaaggggaaaaaaaaaagaaacacaaatgtTTTTTGGCTAATTAATCGCAGGAAGTGTGACAAGAAGAACTCAAACAGATCTGTTATGAGCACGTGTTTCTCCTAAATACTTTGTGTAATTGAGCCATTTCGCATTCATTTTAGTTTTCATGTGAAATTTGACAGGCGCACATTGTCGAATATGCCTTCTCGCTGACACATCGCCCAAATCACAGCATTGCTCTAATAACATTCATGATATTATCCATCAAAATACACATATTCACttagaaaaggagatggaaatTCTGTGCGAaattctttcttgtctttttttttaagtaactcaGGCTTTAGTTATTGAATCTCTATTTTGTTTCCCCCAATCCATGACCAAGGGCTATCACAAACATAGGGCTAAACCTAGAGTTCTAGAAAATCCTGAGCTTTACTACCAAGTACTTTCATGAAACTTAGCATTCATGTTATTTCAACACAAGGGAAAAGCAGTCGTTTATTCAGAGAACTaagagcagaaagaaaagaagctcTGGTCCTACACCAGAATCTCCTTGCTTCAGATTTCCCAATTATCTCCTACAGACTGAAGCAAATGCTGGCATTGAACAGGGATGGAGACACCCACTATTTAGAAGACCAAAATTGCAATGAATAACTCAACCCACAAATGCTCGTtcctaaataaatattatttattatcctaaataaatattattattatccataaaTATTAGGTGGCCAAAACCAGAAGTAAGCTGCACCCTAGAATTCATTTCATCAAACCCTTCCTAGAATTCAAATGTAGTTCAGGGAAAAGATACTAGACTCCAGCCCTCGTGTTATTCTCCCTTGGAGTGATCCCAATAAACTAACCTTTTAAAATAGCTTGCAAAGTACAAAGAGGGAAAGTTTATGCAGACATGAATATCATCATCCATGGCATTTATTCTTCCATTCcatttaaattctccaaagggCTTTCGAGCCCTTCCTTTATTTACGTATTAGAGAGAAGCAATAGCTTGGCACAGGATCTCTCTGAAATGGATTGATTCAGCAGTCGAGGGCTGTACAATTCCAGGATCCTGAATGTATGTTTGTTTGAGTTTTTAAGGGGTGAAAGAAAACTCAAACGAATGAATTATAGTGCCAGTTCAAATAGATAATGAGGGCCCGATTGAAAATACACATTTCACGTTTCCTAGTGAAATATTACATTCTAGAGCACAGGGTGATTTTCCATCATTGGGCACAGTAATAACGTTACTAACTTATGGAACATGGGAAACTGAAAGAACATCAGAAGATCAAAATATATGGCTGAAGATGCACTGATATAAACATCAGGTCATAAATGATGGAAATTATTCACAAGGTAATAATCCAACAAAATTTTCAATCATCTAAAGGAAATCCAGACCCCTATCCAGCCATTGACAAGAAAATGGTCCCTATATCATCCCTCAGCTCCCTGCTCATGTATAACATTGGCTTGTCacctttttttcccaattagaatTTTATTTGGAAACATCCCTGGCCCAGTGCCACAAAGCACCACTTGTTCAACACGTTCCCAAATCATTCAATTCTTACTAATATCAGGACATTACAGCAATCTTGAATTTCCAATGATCACATCCAAGGAATTCTCAGCACTTGTCATTTAACCTCACAATGCCATAATCTctctatatttaatatttttatttatatatatttaataaattaaattatatatatttaataattttattgaataataGCATAGGAAATTGAAAATCCTTGTCCCATAAATAGTATGTACAAGTATATATCACaatagttttcaaagcactttcacagAGAATATCTTAATTGATTATGACTCTGTAAGGTACATAGACTAATTTGTTTCTACTTTATGGATGAATAAACTGTTTCTCAGAGATACTTGATAGATTTTATGGCTAAGAAGTAGAAAAACAGGGGCTAAGACCAATGCTTTCCTCTTCTTAGTCCATTATTCCTTCCACCGCATCATAGtaccctctttttgtatgccACTGGCCTACTATAGTCCACGAGCTGGTATCACAATATCAGACCTAATATCCTGGACTTCTCATGGAATTTTCCATTTGCTCCATCTGAGCTTTAGTCAGATAGGCCCCCATGACTGTCATGCCTTTCCTTCTCACCTTCAACTTGCAAATCCTCAGCTTCCCTCAGAGCATAGCTCAGGCACCATCTCCTAAATGAGGTCTTTTCCTGATGTTTCtggtcattaaaataattttctataatgGTATACAGTTCATATTTACTTATGGACACACATAGTTTTCTCCCAATAGAATGAAAGTTCCTTAAGGTGGGCAccttgttttgtctttgtaaccctagCCCAGTGTCTCAAATTAACGGGCActttgtgtgaatatatataatatatatgaatatataatggaactgaattgaattttagGTCTGTTGACTAGTTATTCCCATGAACCTGTTCTGGAGATCATCTTGGATGACAACGGTAGCTTGGGCAATGGTAGTTAGTACTAAAACTCTAAAGACTTCAAAGTCTCCCACTGACACCTACCTTGCCATAAATTTCATTGATTGTTATATGAACAAATATGGATGCTTCTGTCAGCCCTTCCAAGTAGACATGACGGTAGCCTGATAAAAGTACAGAAAACTGTGTCAACATGGCTCCACTCCATTTGTGATCATTTAGGATGAATCATTTAGATGCCCAAAGCAGGGCTATACTGACCAGGCACAAGACTACTGAAAGTCACTGTTCTTTGTCCAACGAAGTCTCTTCCAATGGGATCGTGATCCCAAACAAGAAAGCGAACCAAGGCTATATCTGGCATGTGTATAGTAAATGTCAGCGTCTCTTCCCAGACAGGGTTAAATCCTTAGGGAAACACAAGACAGATGAGAACATCAGAAGGCCAAAGTATTTGGCTGAAGGTGTATTGACAAAAAACATCAGGTCATAAATATGGAAATTATTCACAAAGTAATAATCCAATGAAATCTTCAATCATccaaagcagtggttcccaaacttttttggcctcccgccccctttccagaaaaaatattacttagccccctggaaattaatttttaaaattttaatagcaattaataggaaagataaatgcacctgcggccatcaccgctctcctggattgctgcagcacccaccagggggcgatggcgcccactttgggaatcactgattaaAGGAAGTCCAAACCCCTATCCAGCCCTTACAAGAGAATGGATGCTCTATTATCCTCTTAGTTCCCTGCTCATGTATAGCATTAGCTTATACAAATAGATATTGTTTAGAACTCAAGCCTAAACAAAGGATGTGAAATAAAGACTTATCTTGAGCAGACCAGAGTCCCAGAAGACTTTTAGGGGAAATGCTAATGAATCCCTGTAGCCTTGGTGCTCCTGACACTTTTGCCACTCTCTGAGACCAAAGAGATATGAAATGACACctcaaaaaaatctcaaaaaccAATTTTCCAGATTCTTCACACCTCTCATGGAAAATGCTCATAGTCAGAAACAAAGactaaaaacaaataatgagTCCATTCATGATCACCATTATTTAGGATACAATGAATTCAAGAAATATCGCTACAAAGGAAAGTAGAGCTGCAATGCTTTAAAGCcacatgaattttaaaatttctaaaaatcaaaagcCACAACAAAAAGACTTTGCTTTTTATATAAATCCTTTGATTTTAGAGTGCAAACTCCAGAACTAAAAAGATTTAACTATCTACAGTAATATTCTCTAGAGTGAAGAGCTAGACTCTAAATTTTACAGATTCACCAAAAGTAGAAAGGGACCTCAGCAAAATCACCCACACACCAAAGGGATCCCCATTAGTGCATATGCAAGTGGTCATTGAGGTCCCACTGAAGTCATGAAACACTGAAGAGTTTCTGACTTGATTTAAATGCAACTAAACTAGAAAGTCCAAAGAAAatccattgattttgtttgtttgtttttgtagggAAAAAAGTTAGCTCTCGGTGGTTTGACCAGGAGATAAATAATAGTTAGTCTCAACTCCTCCAAGATATATCTGGGCACCTGCCTTCCATctccaactaatcaccaacctaATGGAATGGCGTCCAAGTTGTAAATTGAAAAGTTACTAGAATGACAGCCCTGAGCAAGGGGAAAGGAGATTCCTTGAATCTATGATTATCCCTTTGTTTGGCTTAGTGAAAAATCTATCAAGCAATTCTCCTGAGGCTGAAAAAGGAGGGGAATGAGGGGAATGGGATTTTGTCTTGTGAAAGAACACAAGAAGGCAAACGTGTTACTTTTAAAAATGGGGTTTCCATCCATGACACGCTTTAATCCACCTTCTGGAgttctcaaattctttttctgcatATGGCAACCAACAAAATGGcaaaatcaagcaaaaaaaaaactcttggttCTCGGTTCACCCCAAATCTATGAGTATCTTGGGAGGTTATTAAAACTGATTGATAAGAGGCAATGTGGTGTAGAGCTTGACCTATTCTGGCTGCattatcctggacaagtcacttgaagcCTCAATGCCTCAAGAAGCTCCTCTATGACTAACAGGGGCAGTAAAGGTGGAGAGAGTTCCTCACCAGGAATttcttatgccaatgaaatcacagattttgtCCTAGAATAATCAGTaatggatagaaagaaaaagagatatatagataaatgagAGATGAATAGGATAGAATCAAAATCTAATGGAGGGTTAATAActagatgaatagatagaaagAAGATACATAGATGAAAACTAATGATAGATAaaaggatggatagataaatgattGATATTTATCAATCAATATCTCTAGATGATTGATACATACATaaatgatagatggatggatggatggatgagtgggtgatgataaataggaaaacaaattaaaaataaatacatgtgacttgcccagggtcatgcagctaggaagtgtctgaggccagatttgaacccaagatcttctgTCTCGGGGTCTGACtttctgtgctacctagctgctccctcagcAAAATTCTTAAGAGCCAAGGCTCCCAAAGTGATCAAAATATGCCATCCAATGAGCAGAACATTTGCTAAGTACATTTCTACCACTAAAACACAAGTGGCATTTGGCAATTAACCATTAAGAATGGCTGGTCCTCCAAACAGAAACAATTTTCCCTTGAAGTTTATTCCTATTTAGAGACACTTTGCTTCCCAGTCACAAAGGCTGAGCATCTTACCATTGTCATCTACCACACGCGTTTGCTCTTTGCAACAATCCACGGGCAATCCGATGATTTCCACTTCAACAAATGGGTCAATGATCTAGTTAAACAAAGAGAACGCATTCTTTACTGTTGTTGTAAACAGCTTCTAAGTTGTTTGTTGGTGCTGGAAAATCTGAGAAAATGTGACCAGAAAGCTGGACATCAGATGCCTAAAGACATCGGGGGTCACAGGACTTCCCAGGGAGGCTGGAAAGTAGATGGGCCACTtcattccttttcagtttggagACTCGGCTTCTATAAAGGGTTGACCCAAGTGGGAGTTCTACCATTTAGGATCTTTCCCATTGATTTTTTGTAAAGATGCAGATGTTTTCATTCACATTCCCACACAGAGAATACAAACAGGGGCAGATCTCTATGACATCCTAAAGTCGTAGTAGCTAAAGATTTCAGCTCTTTGCTGGTCAGCCTGAGAGTTTCTCTATACTAAGCTAGATTGGTCTTTACAAGTGATATTTCATAATCCAATCCCAGACCCACATCCAAAGCTTTTATAGTTCAGCAGGGCTTGCTTTTACCCTTTACTAGCACAGCCTTCAGGAACCCAGATTCACCTCCATGCCATTGTCACTCACTGGAGGAGACCCTGAACACGTGGAAGAGAATAAACACAGGAAACAAACCAATGCCTGGGTGCTTGGAGAAAGGGGAAagcaggaggagaaagaaaaatcagaaaagtcTTCCATGACTCATTTTAGTATTGACAGAAAAGCAAACACCAGGTCTCTCATGATTATCCTTGGAAAACCAGATCAGCTACATACATGATTCAGGGTCAGGAAAAGGTGCAAATAACTTCTCCCGGCAAGTTATACTTATCATCTTTCTAAATCTATATGGGAAAATTTCTACTTTGGGGGCACACAGTTCTAGAACTGAAGGCTGTCAAGTCCTATTCCCTcaatttaatagatgaggaaactgagtcccatggAAGTAAGAGAAAGGATCTCCCTGGTGTGTGTACTCCCTTCAATGATGAACACAATTCAGCCAAACCTTCTCATCCTATGTGAGTCTTACCCATGTCCTGATCTAAGAAAGTTTCTCCAGAGGACCCACCAACATCctcatcctctctttctctctccctctccctccctccctccttctctcttccccctctcttcctctctctgtctccccccttccccctcttcctccccccacccctctctctNNNNNNNNNNNNNNNNNNNNNNNNNNNNNNNNNNNNNNNNNNNNNNNNNNNNNNNNNNNNNNNNNNNNNNNNNNNNNNNNNNNNNNNNNNNNNNNNNNNNNNNNNNNNNNNNNNNNNNNNNNNNNNNNNNNNNNNNNNNNNNNNNNNNNNNNNNNNNNNNNNNNNNNNNNNNNNNNNNNNNNNNNNNNNNNNNNNNNNNNNNNNNNNNNNNNNNNNNNNNNNNNNNNNNNNNNNNNNNNNNNNNNNNNNNNNNNNNNNNNNNNNNNNNNNNNNNNNNNNNNNNNNNNNNNNNNNNNNNNNNNNNNNNNNNNNNNNNNNNNNNNNNNNNNNNNNNNNNNNNNNNNNNNNNNNNNNNNNNNNNNNNNNNNNNNNNNNNNNNNNNNNNNNNNNNNNNNNNNNNNNNNNNNNNNNNNNNNNNNNNNNNNNNNNNNNNNNNNNNNNNNNNNNNNNNNNNNNNNNNNNNNNNNNNNNNNNNNNNNNNNNNNNNNNNNNNNNNNNNNNNNNNNNNNNNNNNNNNNNNNNNNNNNNNNNNNNNNNNNNNNNNNNNNNNNNNNNNNNNNNNNNNNNNNNNNNNNNNNNNNNNNNNNNNNNNNNNNNNNNNNNNNNNNNNNNNNNNNNNNNNNNNNNNNNNNNNNNNNNNNNNNNNNNNNNNNNNNNNNNNNNNNNNNNNNNNNNNNNNNNNNNNNNNNNNNNNNNNNNNNNNNNNNNNNNNNNNNNNNNNNNNNNNNNNNNNNNNNNNNNNNNNNNNNNNNNNNNNNNNNNNNNNNNNNNNNNNNNNNNNNNNNNNNNNNNNNNNNNNNNNNNNNNNNNNNNNNNNNNNNNNNNNNNNNNNNNNNNNNNNNNNNNNNNNNNNNNNNNNNNNNNNNNNNNNNNNNNNNNNNNNNNNNNNNNNNNNNNNNNNNNNNNNNNNNNNNNNNNNNNNNNNNNNNNNNNNNNNNNNNNNNNNNNNNNNNNNNNNNNNNNNNNNNNNNNNNNNNNNNNNNNNNNNNNNNNNNNNNNNNNNNNNNNNNNNNNNNNNNNNNNNNNNNNNNNNNNNNNNNNNNNNNNNNNNNNNNNNNNNNNNNNNNNNNNNNNNNNNNNNNNNNNNNNNNNNNNNNNNNNNNNNNNNNNNNNNNNNNNNNNNNNNNNNNNNNNNNNNNNNNNNNNNNNNNNNNNNNNNNNNNNNNNNNNNNNNNNNNNNNNNNNNNNNNNNNNNNNNNNNNNNNNNNNNNNNNNNNNNNNNNNNNNNNNNNNNNNNNNNNNNNNNNNNNNNNNNNNNNNNNNNNNNNNNNNNNNNNNNNNNNNNNNNNNNNNNNNNNNNNNNNNNNNNNNNNNNNNNNNNNNNNNNNNNNNNNNNNNNNNNNNNNNNNNNNNNNNNNNNNNNNNNNNNNNNNNNNNNNNNNNNNNNNNNNNNNNNNNNNNNNNNNNNNNNNNNNNNNNNNNNNNNNNNNNNNNNNNNNNNNNNNNNNNNNNNNNNNNNNNNNNNNNNNNNNNNNNNNNNNNNNNNNNNNNNNNNNNNNNNNNNNNNNNNNNNNNNNNNNNNNNNNNNNNNNNNNNNNNNNNNNNNNNNNNNNNNNNNNNNNNNNNNNNNNNNNNNNNNNNNNNNNNNNNNNNNNNNNNNNNNNNNNNNNNNNNNNNNNNNNNNNNNNNNNNNNNNNNNNNNNNNNNNNNNNNNNNNNNNNNNNNNNN
Protein-coding regions in this window:
- the PLCH1 gene encoding 1-phosphatidylinositol 4,5-bisphosphate phosphodiesterase eta-1; amino-acid sequence: MSYWSLEKRNCVQYRRHFLVDNSVFHVERCMSVMQSGTQMIKLKSGSKGLVRLFYLDEHRTRLRWRPSRKSEKAKIIIDSIYKVTEGRQSEIFHRQAEGNFDPSCCFTIYHGNHMESLDLITSNPEEARTWITGLKYLMAGISDEDSLAKRRRTHDQYPLLRSQLPFSVYMFVRWEDLAAGTSKLLVHATRLLKNVARNASLPPQRLAAPSSSSHNGICRGIGGGEKGSLFSTDISSLSDGSGAILGWVGSRTHGPEASVIPKAFEEVMNYFFVRYEFEVMLRHQIDCWDGPDGEPVVHHGYTLTSKILFRDVVETINKTAFVKNEFPVILSIENHCSIQQQKKIARYLKEIFSDKLDLSSIDTGDSKQLPSPQSLKGKILVKGKKLPYHLGEDAEEGEVSDEDSADEIEDDCKFKLHYNNGTTDHQVESFIRKKLESLLKESQIRDKEDPDSFTVRALLKATHEGLNMHLKQNPEVKESGRKSHGRSLMSNFGKYKKTSKSRSKSNSTDDDEEGQHSGKEGGQLYGLGTPLASKFITQALVCFLCLFSSTCSGSPPVSDNGMEIIDPFVEVEIIGLPVDCCKEQTRVVDDNGFNPVWEETLTFTIHMPDIALVRFLVWDHDPIGRDFVGQRTVTFSSLVPGYRHVYLEGLTEASIFVHITINEIYGKWSPLILNPSYTILHFLGATKNRQLIGLRGLFNKNPKHNSSENSSHYVRKRSIGDRILRRTASAPAKGRKKSKMGFQEMMEMKDGVSEVTGSREKDGVLRRTTRSLQARPVSMPVDKSLLGGLSLPTSEPAKETEGKEKTFAENKANAESGKTHAKEQSLINLDKKLSSPSSTLHKNGSQVDAVVSLVDHALPLEEESGAPIHRGGNAQSDVPKDCQKSLSPKHLVSPRQPTSIRPAISDIGTKENGNIFLSETNRTLSGNAPSQSDLEMPNVKDAAPMAGSVVTSFSMMDISAVCSNGQDLHSTAIMQDSEISQLIDNITLTNESELGSSISALISQFDATKDQINLRAISRLPDISGQTHGMMSGHPSLLTFDSKTALKNNFSKSKPAWSSRYSSPETTVCSSPETTEYSTYTIIHEAALTPVPGSKFVDERNGKTNFLASEGGVAQPSPLSKSPQKNYGKDWENDATFGVSTSDDLTLDGIIDHALCQNSGESSLEEIGEDSQDLLVTTHEFKREDLSQLASPLKLKHCQETDSPCPKISGNGFFQPSALELSNHIQMLKTRSISCPAYQSAGFGCNNYFQCPEAPNNATCLPQGSDSQGLQQSACPLQARKQPSPCKSKSLGDLTSEDISCNFESKYQCISRSFITAGLRDKKSVPFGAKGMEPVDTLTEQLRKLVSLDQEDCGQVLGPRPEDREYPKALVRKLSSRSQSRVRNIASRAKERQEAGKQRSSPSGSGGGIVLRAKSSAPAQVVNRHSTGSYIAGYLNNLKSRGLEGRGIPEGACTSLFNGYIDQFCMDDSVLQTEPSSEDKPEIYFLLRL